A stretch of Lathyrus oleraceus cultivar Zhongwan6 chromosome 6, CAAS_Psat_ZW6_1.0, whole genome shotgun sequence DNA encodes these proteins:
- the LOC127098416 gene encoding LOB domain-containing protein 42, which yields MKLSCNGCRVLRKGCSEDCIIKPCLEWISSPESQGNATLFLAKFFGRTGLLNLLANASNQNAPAVFRSLLYEASGRLVNPTYGALGLFWRGEWSRCEAAVEAVLTGSDINDVIVADENISSATPVAENHVLPISTTYDIRHVAKGTNIDIKEKTQFKRSGQVFKTKPQLSINSETLLKSFLENTNVKTIETSLVNQTEPSEAIETQVNLELSLSFNGKSNQTKEKK from the exons ATGAAATTGAGTTGCAATGGTTGTCGCGTTCTTCGTAAAGGATGCAGTGAAGATTGCATCATCAAGCCTTGCCTTGAGTGGATTAGTTCTCCTGAATCTCAAGGCAATGCTACCCTCTTCCTTGCCAAATTCTTTGGCCGAACTGGCTTGCTAAACCTTCTTGCCAATGCTTCTAATCAAAATGCCCCGG CTGTTTTTAGATCACTATTGTACGAGGCTTCAGGTAGATTGGTAAATCCAACATATGGAGCACTAGGTTTATTTTGGAGAGGAGAATGGAGCCGATGTGAAGCTGCAGTTGAAGCCGTGCTGACTGGATCAGACATTAATGATGTTATAGTTGCTGATGAAAATATATCATCAGCTACACCTGTGGCTGAAAATCACGTCCTTCCAATTTCAACAACCTATGATATACGCCATGTGGCAAAAGGCACCAATATCGACATCAAAGAGAAAACTCAATTCAAGAGAAGTGGACAAGTTTTCAAAACAAAACCACAACTTTCTATCAACTCGGAAACACTTTTGAAATCCTTTTTAGAAAATACTAATGTGAAAACTATAGAGACTTCATTGGTGAATCAAACTGAACCGAGTGAAGCCATTGAGACTCAGGTAAACCTAGAGCTCAGCCTCAGTTTCAATGGAAAATCGAAtcaaacaaaagaaaaaaaatag